In Myxococcus stipitatus, the following are encoded in one genomic region:
- a CDS encoding lantibiotic dehydratase, which yields MSERWTLGDVFVLRHAGFPFDWLESLGVSDEVVEEAKRLLEDERALVDAVRAQGDDAGSRALQEALERGLRPTLKSQHGADLRESLARYLARRESLQACYGHERLALRSRLRERAADPGIQEAVFLSSPAMFDNVWARYLRGDERKDTSDSRRVERQVYTYLQRFCAKNETTSFFGPISYGERTNEDSFDVRTVPSEDTGRRTFFSFWAVTELARAVGRERSVRAHLPLRLNPLFTVSPGRAACDALKLEVPLPESAERLLAVLKEHPTPAAAAKVLGVPVEEVERSALPLVKGVLLLWGLSFRPNDFATFESVRDCVAALPELDARTRWLERLDTLARLKAEFESADLSRRRVLLLELEAHFTQATGKPARRGEGQVYADRLILYEEASSPFRLRFGRRFTEELEAALTGPLELSAAYGEQVQRGFREQVRDALGEGSAPLDLLDYAVRLRPDQVSGSRFSPVPPVLLDEDGARHRALPVDFLGTSTPGGRYALPDVCLAAKKEGAGFEVMLARVHHHLLLRSWLSAFFPSRERYSAVASRWLEEDPAAKGLVGLSIRRRNKGFYVFPGRRLVYSVSDVLDVEEGALTPGDVKVLPTPQGPALVDAHGTRLHLYLPLDDFSSYPPFAALAHPQVLHAPLRTKGSHLPRLSVGGAVYQRERWELSSARLARASGFDLFLATQRERNERGWPRFVFMRSSKERKPYLIDTASPFALDLLSHLSREAERLSVEEMYPAPEQLWLRDTRGRYTCELRMQLTRWTAGSP from the coding sequence ATGAGCGAACGCTGGACCCTGGGGGACGTGTTCGTGCTGCGGCACGCGGGGTTCCCCTTCGATTGGCTGGAGTCGCTTGGCGTATCCGACGAGGTGGTGGAGGAGGCGAAGCGGCTCCTCGAGGATGAACGGGCGCTGGTGGACGCGGTGCGCGCGCAAGGTGATGACGCCGGGAGCCGAGCACTCCAGGAGGCGCTCGAGCGGGGTCTTCGCCCCACGCTGAAGTCTCAACACGGCGCCGACCTTCGCGAATCGCTGGCGCGTTACCTGGCGAGGCGTGAGTCGCTCCAGGCTTGTTATGGGCATGAGCGCCTGGCCCTCCGCTCCAGGTTGCGCGAGCGCGCGGCGGACCCAGGCATCCAGGAGGCCGTGTTCCTGTCCAGCCCTGCGATGTTCGACAACGTCTGGGCTCGCTACCTGCGCGGTGATGAGCGGAAGGACACGTCCGACTCGCGCAGGGTGGAGCGGCAGGTCTACACGTACCTGCAACGCTTCTGCGCGAAGAACGAGACCACCAGCTTCTTCGGCCCCATCTCCTACGGCGAGCGCACGAACGAGGACAGCTTCGATGTGCGCACGGTGCCCAGCGAAGACACGGGTCGTCGGACGTTCTTCTCCTTCTGGGCGGTGACGGAGCTGGCGCGGGCCGTGGGGCGTGAGCGCTCGGTGCGTGCACACCTTCCGCTGAGGCTCAATCCGCTCTTCACCGTCTCTCCCGGCCGCGCCGCATGCGACGCGCTGAAGTTGGAGGTGCCCCTGCCGGAGTCCGCCGAGCGGCTCCTGGCCGTGCTGAAGGAACACCCCACGCCGGCCGCCGCGGCGAAGGTGCTGGGTGTCCCGGTGGAGGAGGTGGAGCGGAGCGCACTGCCGCTGGTGAAGGGCGTGCTGCTGCTCTGGGGCTTGTCCTTCCGCCCCAACGACTTCGCCACCTTCGAGAGCGTGCGTGACTGCGTGGCGGCGCTGCCGGAGCTGGACGCGCGAACGCGGTGGTTGGAGCGATTGGACACCCTCGCGAGGCTCAAGGCCGAGTTCGAGTCGGCCGACCTGTCGCGCCGCAGGGTCCTGCTGCTGGAGCTGGAGGCCCACTTCACTCAGGCCACGGGCAAGCCCGCGCGGCGAGGTGAAGGGCAGGTGTACGCGGACCGGCTCATCCTCTACGAAGAGGCCAGCTCTCCGTTCCGCCTGCGCTTCGGACGTCGCTTCACCGAAGAGCTCGAGGCCGCGCTGACAGGTCCCCTGGAGCTGTCGGCCGCCTATGGCGAGCAGGTCCAGCGTGGCTTCCGGGAGCAGGTGCGCGACGCGCTGGGCGAGGGCTCGGCACCGCTGGACCTGTTGGACTACGCGGTGCGCTTGCGGCCAGACCAGGTGTCGGGCAGCCGCTTCTCGCCCGTGCCGCCCGTGCTCCTGGACGAGGACGGAGCGCGCCACCGCGCGTTGCCGGTGGACTTCCTGGGCACGTCCACGCCGGGCGGACGGTACGCGCTGCCGGACGTCTGCCTCGCCGCGAAGAAGGAAGGCGCGGGGTTCGAGGTGATGCTCGCGCGTGTGCACCACCACCTGCTGCTGCGCAGCTGGCTGAGTGCCTTCTTCCCTTCGAGGGAGCGCTACTCCGCGGTGGCCTCGCGGTGGTTGGAGGAGGACCCCGCGGCGAAGGGACTCGTCGGCCTGTCCATCCGCCGCCGCAACAAGGGCTTCTACGTCTTCCCGGGCAGGCGGCTCGTCTACTCGGTGTCGGACGTGCTGGATGTCGAGGAGGGCGCCCTCACCCCCGGCGATGTGAAGGTGCTGCCCACGCCGCAAGGCCCGGCGCTGGTGGATGCTCATGGCACGCGGCTTCATCTGTACCTGCCGCTGGATGACTTCTCTTCCTATCCCCCCTTCGCCGCGCTGGCGCATCCCCAGGTGCTCCATGCCCCCTTGCGCACGAAGGGGAGCCACCTGCCTCGGTTGAGCGTGGGCGGCGCCGTCTATCAGCGTGAGCGCTGGGAGTTGTCCTCGGCCCGACTGGCGCGGGCCTCGGGGTTCGACCTGTTCCTCGCCACGCAGCGTGAGCGGAACGAGCGAGGCTGGCCGCGGTTCGTCTTCATGCGCAGCTCGAAGGAGCGCAAGCCCTACCTCATCGACACCGCGAGCCCCTTCGCGTTGGACCTGCTCTCGCATCTGTCGCGCGAGGCCGAGCGCCTGTCGGTGGAGGAGATGTACCCGGCGCCCGAGCAGCTCTGGCTCCGCGACACCCGGGGCCGCTACACCTGCGAGCTGCGCATGCAGCTCACCCGGTGGACTGCGGGTTCCCCGTAG